One genomic region from Fusarium keratoplasticum isolate Fu6.1 chromosome 14, whole genome shotgun sequence encodes:
- a CDS encoding FAD-binding-2 domain-containing protein, with amino-acid sequence MASLQAKQKPDVIVVGSGIAGLSASIAAAEKGASVLLLERFHGGGTTALSGGIVYAGGGTQQQKEAGYDDTPENMFAYLRQEIGDVVQEKTLKRFCDESPGMIQWLEKHGARFKGALSPYKTSYPNTQHYLYFSGSEKAYPYSSLAKPAPRGHRMVHDGFSGAGIAKALLDGARRLGVQIVPASKVEKILLAKDGSVRGVEYLTLANSASKLAKHEKLTNRALKYQITLPPIAGWLHNRASKIFERNAQFAAAEAPAVILAAGGFSYSPEMRRKYLPDFQGVTPLGTPADDGSGIMLGVAVGGSTSHMGWERVGAEDVYGALLTEKMMRNHQSQGFAIYDSTQWAKARKQLPTQKARSLEKLAKKLGISPQGLRQTVDAYNDAIKNDKPDPANKMPDTRSPILKPPFYGIDISIKLTKGLQQVIGLSLGGLRVEEESGLVLNEAGKPIKGLCAAGRNAVGICSSTYVSGLSLGDGVFSGRRAGVHAAGNVKTT; translated from the exons ATGGCTTCCCTTCAAGCCAAGCAAAAGCCAGACGTCATCGTTGTCGGCAGCGGCATTGCTGGACTTTCCGCAAGTATCGCAGCAGCGGAAAAAGGCGCTTCAGTTCTTCTACTTGAACGCTTCCACGGCGGAGGCACCACAGCCCTCTCAGGCGGTATTGTCTACGCTGGTGGGGGGACACAGCAACAAAAAGAGGCCGGATATGATGATACCCCGGAAAACATGTTTGCCTATCTACGCCAGGAGATCGGAGACGTGGTTCAGGAGAAGACGCTGAAGCGATTCTGTGACGAAAGTCCCGGAATGATCCAATGGCTGGAGAAGCACGGTGCTCGCTTCAAGGGGGCTTTGAGTCCATACAAAACGAGCTATCCCAATACTCAGCATTACCTCTACTTTTCGGGTTCGGAAAAGGCATATCCGTACTCATCACTCGCGAAGCCTGCACCGCGAGGGCATCGCATGGTGCACGATGGATTCTCCGGGGCCGGCATCGCCAAAGCCTTACTTGATGGGGCTAGACGACTTGGTGTTCAGATTGTGCCAGCCAGCAAAGTTGAGAAGATTCTTTTGGCCAAAGATGGCTCCGTCCGAGGAGTCGAGTACCTCACACTAGCCAACTCAGCCTCAAAGCTTGCCAAGCATGAGAAGCTGACCAATCGAGCTCTCAAATACCAAATCACGCTGCCCCCCATTGCAGGATGGCTTCATAACCGTGCCAGCAAAATATTCGAGCGCAACGCTCAgtttgccgccgccgaggcaCCCGCTGTTATCTTGGCGGCTGGAGGCTTCTCCTATAGTCCTGAAATGCGAAGGAAATATCTTCCCGACTTCCAGGGCGTCACTCCCCTTGGGACACCAGCTGACGATGGGTCTGGTATCATGCTAGGAGTAGCCGTTGGAGGCTCCACATCTCACATGGGCT GGGAACGCGTTGGTGCTGAGGATGTATACGGTGCCTTGTTGACAGAGAAGATGATGCGTAATCACCAGTCCCAAGGTTTTGCCATCTATGACTCGACACAGTGGGCCAAGGCGAGGAAGCAACTGCCCACGCAA AAGGCCAGGTCTCTTGAGAAGCTAGCCAAGAAGTTGGGAATTTCGCCTCAGGGCTTGAGACAGACTGTCGATGCATATAACGACGCCATCAAAAATGACAAGCCTGACCCGGCGAACAAGATGCCCGACACTCGATCTCCTATACTGAAACCACCATTTTACGGCATCGATATATCTATCAAATTGACAAAGGGTCTTCAGCAAGTCATTGGGCTGTCGCTTGGTGGCCTAcgagtcgaggaggagtcAGGGTTGGTTCTCAATGAGGCTGGAAAGCCAATCAAAGGCTTGTGTGCCGCGGGGAGGAATGCTGTGGGTATTTGTTCAAGCACGTATGTGAGCGGCCTCtctcttggtgatggtgtatTCTCAGGCAGGCGGGCTGGTGTTCACGCTGCTGGAAACGTGAAGACGACGTGA
- a CDS encoding Zn(2)-C6 fungal-type domain-containing protein, which translates to MFRILTLGSPISSTSATTPGSQPTLSLYQPKSSTVTTDQVEKLALYFHRKRQVNVCYRNEARAILANLSDPTIRHGLDSLIALHDGLGTKRHTANVGTHGIFINQRSLDAYNAAVSGLASRLREEPTRKSAQAALVCCQMFMSIEVMMGDYTTAFQHFLLGLRIMYQYRNRPGVSDGGRVVPCYNLGFPYLDEFAIKLFASGYPGPKHLSSCETERSSSATSNINTILCDQARSDLSVLSVEVLEFLNRVTGLRSQYQVAELKATRTQILGCLQSWEQTYSQTANKIMARTTAQRVRFGAAFSLLLHGVLEVVVNLAIGASTDDIYALGKQVAAIKATAHMATEIGKAV; encoded by the coding sequence ATGTTCCGAATCTTGACCCTCGGGAGCCCCATATCATCAACTTCAGCGACCACCCCTGGCTCTCAGCCAACACTCTCTCTATACCAGCCAAAGTCTTCCACAGTTACGACCGATCAAGTCGAAAAGCTAGCCCTTTACTTCCATCGCAAGCGCCAAGTCAATGTTTGCTACCGGAACGAGGCCCGGGCAATACTGGCAAATCTCTCAGATCCCACCATCCGCCATGGACTCGATTCTCTGATCGCTCTACACGACGGACTCGGGACAAAAAGACACACTGCCAATGTCGGCACTCACGGCATATTTATCAATCAACGTAGCTTGGATGCGTACAACGCGGCAGTCTCAGGCCTCGCGTCGCGGCTAAGAGAGGAACCCACTCGAAAGTCTGCCCAGGCTGCGCTCGTGTGCTGCCAGATGTTTATGAGCATTGAAGTCATGATGGGCGACTACACTACTGCCTTCCAGCATTTCCTTCTAGGACTTCGTATCATGTACCAATACCGGAACCGCCCAGGTGTGAGCGACGGCGGCCGGGTAGTTCCTTGTTACAATCTTGGTTTTCCTTATCTGGACGAGTTTGCTATCAAGCTCTTCGCCTCAGGCTATCCTGGGCCCAAGCACCTGTCTTCCTGCGAAACAGAGCGCAGTAGCTCGGCAACaagcaacatcaacaccatttTGTGCGATCAGGCGCGCAGTGATCTGAGCGTTCTATCCGTGGAAGTGCTGGAGTTTCTGAATCGGGTGACAGGCCTGCGGAGTCAGTACCAAGTGGCCGAGTTaaaggcgacgaggacacAGATTCTTGGTTGCTTGCAGTCATGGGAGCAGACGTACTCTCAAACTGCCAACAAGATCATGGCGAGAACAACTGCCCAGAGAGTGCGTTTCGGAGCAGCAttctcccttctcctccatggTGTCTTAGAAGTTGTAGTCAACCTGGCAATTGGAGCCTCAACTGATGATATATACGCACTGGGAAAACAGGTCGCTGCCATTAAAGCGACCGCGCATATGGCTACGGAAATAGGGAAAGCAGTCTAA
- a CDS encoding D-amino-acid oxidase — MTNTVVVIGAGVIGLTSALLLAKEGKDVTVVAKHMPGDYDAEYASPWAGANVIPLAPKEGSRWERRTWVALKKLTEETPEAGIHFQTTHVIRRNKDMEADTSGFSSHFYQDNPWFKEIFNNFRENLPSEVAPGYDSGFQYQGICMNTAIFLPWILGQCLKHGVVVKRGIISHIKEAKHLSHTGRTANIIVNATGLGSLKLGGVEDTTVAPSRGQIVVVRNETPKNFPLFMCSSTLDGSGEEIYAMQRAAGGGTVIGGTYQIGNWDSQPDPNTANRIMERIVTLCPEIADGKGVSGLSVVRHGVGFRPWRKDGLRLEEEKLDDETWIIHNYGHSGWGYMGSFGCAEGVVELVEKVTKTRAKL, encoded by the exons ATGACCAATACCGTCGTTGTGATCGG TGCCGGGGTGATTGGTTTGACGTCAGCTTTGCTGCTGGCCAAAGAAGGCAAGGATGTTACCGTGGTAGCTAAACACATGCCCGGTGACTATGATGCCGAATATGCCTCGCCTTGGGCGGGCGCCAACGTGATTCC GTTGGCACCTAAGGAGGGAAGCCGCTGGGAACGAAGAACTTGGGTCGCTCTCAAGAAGTTGACTGAAGAAACCCCTGAAGCAGGGATTCATTTCCAGA CGACTCATGTCATCCGCCGAAACAAGGACATGGAGGCCGACACGTCTGGCTTCTCATCTCACTTCTACCAGGATAACCCATGGTTCAAAGAGATCTTCAACAATTTCCGCGAAAATCTCCCGTCAGAAGTGGCTCCTGGGTACGACTCGGGATTCCAGTATCAGGGTATCTGTATGAACACAGCAATCTTTCTCCCGTGGATTCTCGGCCAGTGCCTCAAGCACGGCGTTGTGGTAAAACGTGGCATCATCTCTCACATCAAAGAAGCCAAGCACCTGAGTCACACCGGCCGAACAGCCAATATCATTGTTAATGCCACTGGTCTCGGCTCTCTGAAGCTTGGTGGCGTTGAGGATACAACAGTGGCTCCCTCTCGCGGCCAGATCGTGGTTGTGCGAAACGAGACCCCCAAGAatttccctctcttcatGTGCTCGAGCACCCTCGATGGGAGCGGTGAGGAGATTTACGCCATGCAGAGAGCAGCGGGAGGTGGTACAGTCATTGGAGGCACATATCAGATCGGCAACTGGGACTCTCAGCCCGATCCCAACACCGCGAACCGGATCATGGAACGAATTGTGACTCTCTGCCCGGAGATTGCTGACGGCAAGGGTGTTTCGGGGTTGAGTGTCGTGCGGCATGGTGTTGGTTTCCGTCCATGGAGGAAGGATGGTCTgaggctcgaggaggagaagctggatgaCGAGACGTGGATTATCCACAACTACGGACACTCCGGTTGGGGCTACATGGGGTCATTTGGCTGTGCCGAAGGAGTTGTTGAGTTGGTTGAAAAGGTGACCAAGACTCGAGCAAAGTTGTAA